In a genomic window of Piliocolobus tephrosceles isolate RC106 chromosome 1, ASM277652v3, whole genome shotgun sequence:
- the RGS8 gene encoding regulator of G-protein signaling 8 isoform X1, which produces MWSALTRSLSDHPVGKDPQAMRTGQRQNKGMRTRLGCLSHKSDSCSDFTAILPDKPNRALKRLSTEEATRWADSFDVLLSHKYGVAAFRAFLKTEFSEENLEFWLACEEFKKTRSTAKLVSKAHRIFEEFVDVQAPREVNIDFQTREATRKNMQEPSLTCFDQAQGKVHSLMEKDSYPRFLRSKMYLDLLSQSQRRLS; this is translated from the exons ATGTGG AGCGCCTTAACCCGCAGCCTCTCTGACCATCCAGTTGGCAAAGACCCTCAGGCCATGAGGACTGGCCAAAGACA GAACAAAGGGATGAGGACTCGACTGGGATGCCTGTCTCACAAGTCAGACTCATGTAGTGATTTCACAGCTATTCTTCCAGACAAACCCAACCGCGCTCTCAA gagATTGTCCACAGAAGAAGCTacgaggtgggcagattcctTTGATGTGCTTCTCTCTCATAAGT ATGGGGTGGCTGCATTCCGTGCCTTCTTGAAGACGGAGTTCAGTGAGGAGAACCTGGAGTTCTGGTTGGCCTGTGAGGAGTTCAAGAAGACCAGGTCAACAGCAAAACTGGTCTCTAAGGCCCATAGGATCTTTGAGGAGTTTGTGGATGTGCAGGCTCCACGGGAG GTAAACATTGACTTCCAGACCCGAGAAGCCACGAGGAAGAACATGCAGGAGCCGTCcctgacttgctttgaccaagcCCAAGGAAAAGTACACAGCCTCATGGAGAAAGACTCTTACCCCAGGTTCCTGAGGTCCAAAATGTACTTAGATCTGCTGTCCCAAAGCCAGAGGAGGCTCAGTTAG
- the RGS8 gene encoding regulator of G-protein signaling 8 isoform X2, with amino-acid sequence MAALLMPRRNKGMRTRLGCLSHKSDSCSDFTAILPDKPNRALKRLSTEEATRWADSFDVLLSHKYGVAAFRAFLKTEFSEENLEFWLACEEFKKTRSTAKLVSKAHRIFEEFVDVQAPREVNIDFQTREATRKNMQEPSLTCFDQAQGKVHSLMEKDSYPRFLRSKMYLDLLSQSQRRLS; translated from the exons ATGGCGGCCTTACTGATGCCACGCAG GAACAAAGGGATGAGGACTCGACTGGGATGCCTGTCTCACAAGTCAGACTCATGTAGTGATTTCACAGCTATTCTTCCAGACAAACCCAACCGCGCTCTCAA gagATTGTCCACAGAAGAAGCTacgaggtgggcagattcctTTGATGTGCTTCTCTCTCATAAGT ATGGGGTGGCTGCATTCCGTGCCTTCTTGAAGACGGAGTTCAGTGAGGAGAACCTGGAGTTCTGGTTGGCCTGTGAGGAGTTCAAGAAGACCAGGTCAACAGCAAAACTGGTCTCTAAGGCCCATAGGATCTTTGAGGAGTTTGTGGATGTGCAGGCTCCACGGGAG GTAAACATTGACTTCCAGACCCGAGAAGCCACGAGGAAGAACATGCAGGAGCCGTCcctgacttgctttgaccaagcCCAAGGAAAAGTACACAGCCTCATGGAGAAAGACTCTTACCCCAGGTTCCTGAGGTCCAAAATGTACTTAGATCTGCTGTCCCAAAGCCAGAGGAGGCTCAGTTAG